A region of the Acinetobacter defluvii genome:
GGCTTTGTTTCGTTAAAAACGCCTGTAATCCATTTTTTGCTTCAGCCCCCTGACGTACATGGGCGATATGTTGCGCTGTTTGTAGCAATAAATCTTCAGTTAAGCTTTCTTGGCTGACCATTTGAATCAGTTGTTTTGACGCAGACTGTGCTTCAGGACCACCCAAAACTAAGGTGTCAATGATCTCTTGAATTTTACTGTCGAGTTGTTCAGGTGAGGTGACTTCATGCACTAAACCAATCGCTTTGCCTTGTTCTGCCGAAATACGCTCTGCAGTGAGGAAATAGCGTGATGCCTGACGTGCGCCAATGGCACGAATCACATAAGGACTGATAGTAGAGGGGGCTAAACCTAAACGTACTTCTGACGTTGCAAATTTTGCATCTGTGCTTGCCACACAAATGTCGCATGCAGAAGCTAAGCCCATCCCACCACCAAATGCGACACCTTGTACACGAGCAATCGTAGGTTGTTTTAACGTTGCTAAACTCTGTAGCATTTTCGCAAGTTTTAAAGCGTCGGCTTGATTATCCGCTTGCGATGCTTCGCCTGCTTGTTTCATCCAATTCAGGTCAGCACCTGCGGAAAAGCTTTTGCCACGACCTGCTAAAACCACCACGCGAATATCATTACGTGTATTTAACTGTTGAAAACATTGGTTTAATTCTTCTATCACTTGGGTGTTAAAGGCATTATGCAATTCAGCACGATTAATCCACACCGTTGCAACGTGTTGCTGTTGTTCGAGTTGTAAATATTGAAAATCCATGTTGCACCTCTTACATACGGAATACGCCGAACTTGGTTGGTAAAATCGGTGCATTCAGTGCAGCCGCCAAACTTAAGCCTAAAACATGACGAGATTGTGCAGGATCAACGACACCGTCATCCCATAAACGTGCTGATGCATAATATGGATGTCCTTGATGTTCGTATTGATCACGAATCGGTTGTTTAAATTGGTCTTCTTGTTCAGCGCTCCAACTTTCACCTTTGGCTTCAATTTGGTCACGTTTCAAGGTAGAGAGTACGCTAGCTGCTTGTTCACCACCCATCACTGAGATCCGTGAGTTTGGCCAAGTCCATAAGAAGCGAGGCGAGTAGGCACGACCACACATGCCGTAGTTGCCTGCACCAAATGAACCACCGATCACCATGGTAATTTTTGGAACATTCGCTGTTGCAACTGCCATGACCAGTTTTGCACCATGTTTGGCAATACCTTCATTTTCATACTGACGACCGACCATAAAGCCTGTGATATTTTGTAGGAATAACAACGGAATATTGCGCTGTGTGCACAGTTCAATGAAATGCGCACCTTTTTGGGCAGACTCTGAAAATAAAATTCCGTTATTGGCAATGATGCCCACTTTCATACCATAAATAGAGGCAAAACCTGTGATTAACGTCGTCCCAAAGCGGGCTTTAAATTCATCTAAACGTGAACCATCGACAATGCGAGCAATCACTTCACGAATATCAAACGGTTTACGAGTATCGGTTGGAATGATGCCGTACAGTTCTTCCGCAGCATAAAGCGGCTCTTCGATCTCCACATGATTCTGGTTCGGTGCTTTATTTAAATTTTTAACAATATTGCGAGCGATCAAAATGGCATGTTCATCATTTTCTGCCAAATGATCTGCAACACCCGACAGACGCGTATGTACATCACCACCGCCAAGATCTTCTGAAGTCACCACTTCACCTGTTGCCGCTTTGACGAGAGGAGGACCACCCAAGAAAATAGTACCTTGATTACGTACAATAATAGTTTCATCTGACATAGCAGGTACATACGCACCACCTGCGGTACAGCTCCCCATCACAATCGCAATTTGGGCAATGCCCATGCTCGACATACGGGCTTGATTATAAAAAATACGTCCAAAATGATCACGATCTGGGAAGACTTCATCTTGCATCGGCAAGAAAGCACCACCAGAGTCGACCATATAAATACACGGTAAATGGTTTTGTTCAGCGATTTCTTGTGCACGTAAATGCTTTTTCACAGTCAATGGATAATACGTTCCACCTTTTACTGTTGCATCATTTGCCACGATCATGCAGCTGACACCTTGTACTTGACCGATCCCTGCAACCACACCTGCAGCAGGAACATCATCGGCATAGACATTCAAGCCTGCGATTTGCCCGATTTCTAAAAATGCGGTACCTGCATCAATTAATTGGTCAATACGGTCACGTGCGAGGAGTTTGCCTCGTGCAATATGCTTTTCACGGGCTTTTTCGCCACCACCCAAAGCAATGGTCGCCACTTTTTGTTTCAGATCATCGACCAATTGTTGCATTGCCGCTTGATTGGCTTTGAAATCTTCACTTCGAATATTAATTTTGCTTTGTATTTGGTTCATTTTGAACGTCCTTGTCTTTTTTTATATTCGATTTTATTTCAGCAAATAAATTATAAAAAACTTACTGAATTTGATGTTCAACTTGGCGAAGATCGGACTTTGCCAAGTTGAGGTTGGAAAAACTATTTGGTTTCGTTAAACAGTTCACGACCGATTAACATACGGCGAATTTCAGAAGTGCCTGCACCGATCTCATACAGTTTGGCATCACGCCACAGACGACCTGTGTCATATTCATTGATATAACCATTCCCACCTAAAGTTTGGATCGCTTCACCTGCCATCCATGTGGCTTTTTCAGCCGAATACAAAATTGCACTGGCTGCATCTTTACGTAAACCACGATCATGATCTGCTTTGTCACACGCAGCCCCGACTGCATAAACCAATGCTTTAGAGGCTAACCAAGTGGAGTACATATCCGCGATTTTGCCTTGCATCAGCTGGAACTCACCTAAAGCTTGACCAAACTGTTTACGGTCATGAATGTATGGAATCACTACATCTAAACATGCATCCATGATGCCAAGTGGTCCGCCACTAAGCACTGCACGTTCATAATCCAAACCACTCATTAATACTTTTGTGCCATTGCCTACGCCACCTAAGACATTTTCTTTGGGAACTTTGACATTATCAAAGAACAGTGGATAGGTATTTGAACCACGCATACCGAGTTTGTCGAGGTGTGTACCATGACTAAAACCTTCCATGGTCTTTTCAACAAGGAATGCGGTCATACCTTTTGCACCTGCGGCAAGATCAGTTTTGGCATAGACGACAAGAACGTCAGCGTCGCCACCATTGGTGATCCACATTTTTGAGCCATTTAATACAAAATGATCACCTGCATCTTCAGCTTTGAGCTTCATGCTGACCACATCTGAGCCTGCATTAGGTTCAGACATTGCCAACGCACCGACATATTCACCTGAAATTAATTTAGGTAAATAGCGTTGTTTTTGATCTTCATTACCATTTCGGTTAATTTGGTTCACACATAGGTTAGAATGAGCACCATAAGATAGACCGATGGCAGCAGATGCACGTGAGATTTCTTGCATGACAATAATATGAGCAAGATAACCTAAATTTGTACCACCGTATTCTTCACTTACGGTTAAACCCATTAACCCCATGTCACCAAATTTTTTCCAAAGGTGATGTGGGAATAAATTATCTTGATCGACTTGCTTAGCAATAGGTGCAATTTCTTTTGCACAAAATGCTGCAACTGAATCACGGAGTGCGATTAATGTTTCATCTAGTCCGAAATCAATACTTTGTAGGTTCATTATCCTGTCATCCTAACGATTTTATTTGTTGTTCCAAAAACACACTTTTTGTTGTTTCTAAAAATACAATACATGTTTTTTTTGAAAAAGTGAATATAAATTCAAAAATTGATTTACAATTCATTTTAATTGGTTGAGAATACAAAATATGAGCTATAAACGATCATCTTTAATGCAAGAGCGAATGGCGCAAAATCGCAAAACGATTTTGCAGTCCGCACGGGAGTTGATTGCACAAGGAGGATTTAAAGACGCACAGATACAAGCCATTGCTGATCGTGCAGGAGTATCAAGTGGATTGGTCTATCGTTATTTTGCCAATAAAAGCCAAGTGCTGATAGAGGTGCTAGACGATGCGATTCATGTTGAAGTTGATATTCTGAATCATATTGCAGCAGGTGAGTTAACTGCGACTGAAAAGTTACATAAAGCAGTTACCACATTTGTAAGACGTGCGATGAATAGTCCTCAGCTTGCGTATTCGCTGATGTTTGAACCCGTTGATCCTGAATTAGAGCA
Encoded here:
- a CDS encoding carboxyl transferase domain-containing protein, coding for MNQIQSKINIRSEDFKANQAAMQQLVDDLKQKVATIALGGGEKAREKHIARGKLLARDRIDQLIDAGTAFLEIGQIAGLNVYADDVPAAGVVAGIGQVQGVSCMIVANDATVKGGTYYPLTVKKHLRAQEIAEQNHLPCIYMVDSGGAFLPMQDEVFPDRDHFGRIFYNQARMSSMGIAQIAIVMGSCTAGGAYVPAMSDETIIVRNQGTIFLGGPPLVKAATGEVVTSEDLGGGDVHTRLSGVADHLAENDEHAILIARNIVKNLNKAPNQNHVEIEEPLYAAEELYGIIPTDTRKPFDIREVIARIVDGSRLDEFKARFGTTLITGFASIYGMKVGIIANNGILFSESAQKGAHFIELCTQRNIPLLFLQNITGFMVGRQYENEGIAKHGAKLVMAVATANVPKITMVIGGSFGAGNYGMCGRAYSPRFLWTWPNSRISVMGGEQAASVLSTLKRDQIEAKGESWSAEQEDQFKQPIRDQYEHQGHPYYASARLWDDGVVDPAQSRHVLGLSLAAALNAPILPTKFGVFRM
- a CDS encoding enoyl-CoA hydratase/isomerase family protein; translation: MDFQYLQLEQQQHVATVWINRAELHNAFNTQVIEELNQCFQQLNTRNDIRVVVLAGRGKSFSAGADLNWMKQAGEASQADNQADALKLAKMLQSLATLKQPTIARVQGVAFGGGMGLASACDICVASTDAKFATSEVRLGLAPSTISPYVIRAIGARQASRYFLTAERISAEQGKAIGLVHEVTSPEQLDSKIQEIIDTLVLGGPEAQSASKQLIQMVSQESLTEDLLLQTAQHIAHVRQGAEAKNGLQAFLTKQSPEWITNSTE
- a CDS encoding isovaleryl-CoA dehydrogenase → MNLQSIDFGLDETLIALRDSVAAFCAKEIAPIAKQVDQDNLFPHHLWKKFGDMGLMGLTVSEEYGGTNLGYLAHIIVMQEISRASAAIGLSYGAHSNLCVNQINRNGNEDQKQRYLPKLISGEYVGALAMSEPNAGSDVVSMKLKAEDAGDHFVLNGSKMWITNGGDADVLVVYAKTDLAAGAKGMTAFLVEKTMEGFSHGTHLDKLGMRGSNTYPLFFDNVKVPKENVLGGVGNGTKVLMSGLDYERAVLSGGPLGIMDACLDVVIPYIHDRKQFGQALGEFQLMQGKIADMYSTWLASKALVYAVGAACDKADHDRGLRKDAASAILYSAEKATWMAGEAIQTLGGNGYINEYDTGRLWRDAKLYEIGAGTSEIRRMLIGRELFNETK
- a CDS encoding TetR/AcrR family transcriptional regulator, whose product is MSYKRSSLMQERMAQNRKTILQSARELIAQGGFKDAQIQAIADRAGVSSGLVYRYFANKSQVLIEVLDDAIHVEVDILNHIAAGELTATEKLHKAVTTFVRRAMNSPQLAYSLMFEPVDPELEHGRFRSKQLIKQTMKEILAQGKTSGEFGFEDLNTAALCVVGAMTFVVIEPLNPSRNVMFDQSYKDYFVKQIADFCVNAVENKESSHLTK